A part of Synechococcus sp. KORDI-49 genomic DNA contains:
- a CDS encoding DUF2256 domain-containing protein has product MKSGLPTKICPVCERPFQWRKAWRNCWDEVIYCSDRCRRRKSTISSKDNV; this is encoded by the coding sequence TTGAAATCCGGTCTTCCAACCAAGATCTGTCCGGTCTGCGAGAGACCGTTTCAGTGGAGGAAGGCGTGGAGGAATTGCTGGGACGAGGTTATTTATTGCTCTGATCGATGTCGCCGAAGGAAATCAACGATTTCTTCAAAGGATAATGTTTAA
- the ftsH gene encoding ATP-dependent zinc metalloprotease FtsH, translating into MNQRWRLLVLWLLPIAVVLLIGWQVVSNGGVNGVGPSGPTVAPRNAAVARMSYGRFLDYVEAGRVTAVDIYDGGRNAVVEAVDPDLDNRVQRLRVDLPGLAPELINTLKSEGISFDIHPPRTAPPALGLLGNLLFPLILIGSLIFLARRNSGMPGGPGQAMQFGKSKARFMMEAETGVMFDDVAGVNEAKQELEEVVTFLKQPERFTSVGAQIPRGMLLVGPPGTGKTLLAKAIAGEAGVPFFSLSGSEFVEMFVGVGASRVRDLFKKAKENSPCLIFIDEIDAVGRQRGAGIGGGNDEREQTLNQLLTEMDGFEGNSGIIIIAATNRPDVLDSALMRPGRFDRQVTVDAPDIKGRLSILEVHCRNKKLKEELSLESIARRTPGFTGADLANLMNEAAILTARRRKEAIGLSEIDDAVDRIIAGMEGRPLTDGRSKRLIAYHEVGHALIGTLVKDHDPVQKVTLIPRGQAQGLTWFSPDEEQSLVTRAQLKARIMGALGGRAAEDVVFGHQEVTTGAGGDIQQVASMARQMVTRFGMSDLGPVALEGGNQEVFLGRDLMTRSDVSDSISRQIDEQVRAMVKHCYEETVSIVSAHRQAMDSLVETLIEKETMDGDEFRAMVGEFATVPDKDRSTPILN; encoded by the coding sequence ATGAATCAGCGCTGGCGCCTCCTTGTTCTCTGGCTCCTGCCGATCGCCGTGGTCCTGCTGATCGGCTGGCAGGTCGTGAGCAACGGCGGCGTCAACGGAGTGGGCCCCAGCGGCCCGACCGTGGCACCCCGGAATGCCGCCGTCGCGAGGATGAGCTACGGACGCTTCCTTGACTACGTCGAGGCAGGCCGCGTCACAGCCGTCGACATCTACGACGGAGGTCGCAATGCCGTGGTTGAAGCCGTCGATCCCGATCTCGACAATCGCGTCCAACGGCTGAGAGTGGATCTTCCTGGGCTGGCCCCAGAACTGATCAACACCCTCAAGAGCGAGGGCATCAGCTTCGACATTCATCCACCCCGCACCGCACCTCCGGCTCTCGGTCTGCTGGGCAACCTGCTGTTCCCACTGATCCTGATCGGCTCTCTCATCTTCCTGGCCCGACGCAACAGCGGCATGCCCGGTGGCCCCGGTCAGGCGATGCAGTTCGGCAAAAGCAAGGCCCGCTTCATGATGGAGGCCGAAACCGGAGTGATGTTCGACGACGTCGCCGGTGTGAATGAGGCAAAACAGGAGCTTGAAGAGGTCGTCACCTTCCTCAAGCAGCCGGAACGTTTCACGTCCGTCGGTGCACAGATTCCCCGCGGCATGCTGCTGGTCGGACCTCCGGGAACCGGCAAGACGCTTCTGGCCAAAGCGATCGCAGGTGAGGCCGGTGTGCCGTTCTTCTCTCTGTCAGGTTCCGAATTCGTCGAGATGTTCGTCGGTGTCGGTGCCAGTCGTGTCAGGGATCTGTTCAAGAAAGCCAAGGAAAACAGCCCCTGCCTGATCTTCATCGATGAGATCGATGCCGTCGGCCGTCAGCGGGGTGCCGGCATCGGCGGCGGCAACGATGAGCGCGAGCAGACCCTCAATCAGCTGCTCACCGAAATGGATGGTTTCGAGGGCAACAGCGGCATCATCATCATCGCGGCCACCAACCGTCCGGATGTTCTGGATTCAGCTCTGATGCGTCCTGGCCGCTTCGATCGCCAGGTGACCGTCGATGCACCGGACATCAAAGGCCGGCTTTCAATCCTCGAAGTGCACTGCCGGAACAAGAAACTCAAGGAAGAGCTGTCTCTCGAGAGCATTGCGCGTCGCACCCCCGGCTTCACAGGGGCTGATCTGGCCAACCTGATGAACGAAGCCGCGATTCTCACGGCCCGTCGCCGCAAGGAAGCGATCGGCCTCAGCGAAATCGATGATGCCGTGGATCGGATCATCGCCGGCATGGAAGGTCGGCCTCTCACCGATGGACGCAGCAAGCGTCTGATCGCGTACCACGAAGTCGGTCACGCCCTGATCGGAACCCTCGTCAAAGATCACGATCCGGTTCAGAAGGTCACGCTGATTCCCCGGGGGCAGGCACAGGGCCTCACATGGTTCTCCCCCGACGAGGAGCAGTCACTTGTGACGCGAGCTCAACTCAAGGCACGCATCATGGGAGCTCTCGGTGGACGCGCAGCGGAAGATGTGGTCTTCGGCCACCAGGAAGTCACCACCGGTGCGGGTGGCGACATTCAGCAAGTGGCCTCGATGGCCCGTCAGATGGTCACGCGATTCGGCATGAGCGATCTCGGACCTGTTGCTCTTGAGGGCGGCAATCAGGAAGTGTTTCTGGGTCGTGATCTGATGACCCGCAGCGACGTCTCCGATTCCATCTCCCGTCAGATTGACGAACAGGTGCGCGCCATGGTAAAGCACTGCTACGAGGAGACCGTGTCCATTGTCTCGGCGCATCGCCAGGCCATGGATTCCCTGGTCGAAACTCTCATCGAGAAGGAGACGATGGACGGCGATGAGTTCCGCGCCATGGTCGGCGAGTTCGCGACGGTTCCCGACAAGGACCGCTCGACACCGATTCTCAACTGA
- a CDS encoding ABC transporter permease: MTRRMPPTETVRMALTTLRSNRLRSLLTMVGIVIGNASVITLVGVGRGAQGLAEEQLSNLGANVLFVVPGNNDTRRRGVAFPRTLVLEDAEAIAEQVPSVSRVAPQITSSQVVQTGARSATSSISGVTPEFLPVRSFEVARGRFITAEDNKAARNVVAIGPDLRLKLFPTGNALGQQIRIGSQAFEVVGVMAPKGAVFGSNQDENAYIPLSTMVTRLTGRDPTYGISLSFISVEARDEASTGAAKFQITNLLRQRHRILRDDDFAVRSQKDALSIVGTITGGLTLMLAAIGGISLLVGGIGIMNIMLVSVSERTEEIGLRKALGARSSDVLQQFLVESLVLSSLGGAIGTAAGLGTVALVAAATPLPATIGTGMVLITVGLSGSIGLFFGVVPARRAARLDPIVALRSL; the protein is encoded by the coding sequence ATGACCCGGCGGATGCCGCCAACGGAGACGGTGAGGATGGCCCTCACCACCCTGCGGAGCAACCGGCTTCGCAGCCTGCTCACGATGGTGGGCATTGTCATCGGCAATGCCTCGGTGATCACCCTTGTCGGAGTCGGGCGCGGTGCGCAGGGCCTGGCCGAGGAACAGCTGAGCAACCTCGGAGCCAACGTTCTGTTTGTGGTTCCTGGGAACAACGACACCCGTCGCCGAGGAGTCGCCTTCCCGAGAACACTGGTTCTGGAGGATGCCGAAGCGATCGCCGAGCAGGTGCCAAGCGTCAGTCGCGTGGCTCCGCAGATCACCAGCAGCCAGGTGGTCCAGACGGGAGCCCGCAGCGCCACCAGCTCGATCTCCGGCGTCACGCCCGAGTTTCTCCCCGTGCGCAGCTTTGAGGTTGCTCGGGGGCGGTTCATCACCGCCGAGGACAACAAGGCTGCCCGCAACGTCGTGGCGATCGGCCCGGATCTGCGTCTGAAACTCTTCCCCACCGGCAACGCTCTGGGGCAGCAGATCCGGATCGGGAGCCAGGCGTTCGAGGTGGTCGGTGTGATGGCACCGAAGGGAGCCGTGTTCGGCAGCAACCAGGATGAGAATGCCTACATCCCCCTCAGCACGATGGTGACAAGGCTGACGGGTCGGGATCCCACCTACGGCATCAGTCTCAGTTTCATCAGCGTGGAAGCACGGGATGAGGCGAGCACCGGTGCGGCCAAGTTCCAGATCACCAATCTGCTGCGGCAGCGGCATCGGATCCTGCGCGATGACGACTTCGCCGTCCGTTCCCAGAAGGATGCCCTCAGCATCGTGGGAACCATCACCGGAGGGCTGACGCTGATGCTTGCTGCCATCGGCGGCATCTCCCTGCTGGTGGGAGGCATCGGAATCATGAACATCATGCTCGTCTCCGTCAGCGAGCGAACCGAGGAAATCGGACTCCGCAAGGCTCTGGGGGCTCGCAGCAGCGACGTTCTGCAGCAGTTCCTGGTCGAATCCCTGGTGCTGTCCAGCCTCGGCGGCGCCATCGGCACGGCGGCAGGCCTCGGCACCGTTGCGCTTGTGGCGGCCGCGACGCCGCTGCCGGCGACCATCGGCACCGGCATGGTGCTGATCACGGTGGGGCTGTCCGGTTCGATCGGGCTGTTCTTCGGCGTCGTTCCGGCCCGCCGAGCTGCAAGGCTGGATCCGATCGTGGCCCTCAGAAGTCTCTGA
- the pyk gene encoding pyruvate kinase: MGQFDQNRRTKIVATIGPATESAERIKELVQAGATTFRLNFSHGDHSEHAARIATIREVSNELGINIGILQDLQGPKIRLGRFADGPITLANGDRFSLTSRPVSCDQTIATVTYDKLADEVTAGSRILLDDGRVEMKVEQVDQAEQTLHCSVTVGGVLSNNKGVNFPDVQLSVRALTDKDKVDLEFGLSQQVDWVALSFVRNPSDMEEIRDLIRQHGHSTPVVAKIEKFEAIDQIDAILPLCDGVMVARGDLGVEMPAEEVPLLQKELISKANSLGIPIITATQMLDSMASSPRPTRAEVSDVANAILDGTDAVMLSNETAVGDFPVEAVQTMATIACRIEKDYPRRAIDSHLPSTIPNALSLAVSSIASQLNASAILPLTKSGATAKNVSKFRPAAPILAITPDPTVACRLQLVWGVKPLVIPQHERTTHTFLAAMNKAKSLGLLNEGDLVVQTAGTHTGVSGSTDLLKVGIVSSEESAVNMI, encoded by the coding sequence ATGGGCCAGTTCGATCAGAACCGTCGGACCAAGATCGTGGCCACCATCGGCCCCGCCACGGAAAGCGCCGAGCGGATCAAGGAACTTGTTCAGGCTGGAGCAACCACCTTCCGCCTGAACTTCTCGCACGGCGATCACAGCGAGCATGCGGCACGGATCGCGACCATCCGGGAGGTTTCCAACGAACTGGGCATCAACATCGGCATCCTTCAGGACCTGCAGGGGCCGAAAATCCGTCTGGGTCGCTTTGCTGATGGTCCGATCACCCTGGCCAACGGCGACCGGTTCTCCCTCACCTCCAGACCGGTGAGCTGCGACCAGACCATCGCCACCGTCACCTACGACAAGCTGGCGGATGAAGTGACCGCTGGCAGCCGCATCCTTCTCGACGACGGACGCGTCGAGATGAAGGTCGAACAGGTTGATCAGGCCGAACAGACCCTGCACTGCAGCGTCACCGTCGGCGGGGTTCTGTCGAATAACAAGGGAGTGAACTTCCCCGATGTGCAGCTGTCCGTCCGGGCGCTGACCGATAAGGACAAGGTGGACCTGGAATTCGGGCTGTCCCAGCAGGTGGACTGGGTGGCGCTCAGCTTCGTCCGAAATCCCTCCGACATGGAGGAGATCCGTGACCTGATCCGTCAGCACGGCCATTCCACACCCGTGGTGGCCAAGATCGAGAAATTCGAGGCCATCGATCAGATCGACGCGATCCTGCCGCTCTGTGACGGAGTGATGGTGGCCAGGGGAGACCTGGGGGTTGAGATGCCCGCAGAGGAGGTGCCGTTGCTGCAGAAGGAACTGATCAGCAAGGCGAACAGCCTCGGCATCCCGATCATCACAGCGACCCAGATGCTGGATTCGATGGCCTCCAGCCCGCGGCCGACCCGCGCGGAAGTGAGCGATGTCGCCAATGCCATCCTCGACGGCACCGATGCCGTGATGCTGTCCAACGAAACCGCCGTCGGCGATTTTCCCGTGGAGGCGGTTCAGACGATGGCGACCATCGCTTGCCGCATCGAGAAGGACTATCCCCGGCGGGCCATTGACAGTCATCTGCCCAGCACGATTCCCAACGCCCTCAGCCTGGCGGTGAGTTCCATCGCCAGTCAGCTGAATGCGTCGGCGATTCTGCCGCTCACCAAAAGCGGTGCCACCGCCAAGAACGTGAGCAAATTCCGTCCAGCTGCGCCGATCCTGGCCATCACCCCGGATCCCACCGTCGCCTGCCGGCTGCAGCTCGTGTGGGGCGTGAAGCCTCTGGTGATTCCGCAGCATGAACGGACCACCCACACCTTCCTGGCGGCCATGAACAAGGCGAAGTCGCTGGGACTGCTCAATGAGGGGGATCTGGTGGTGCAGACCGCGGGCACGCACACAGGCGTCTCGGGTTCCACCGATCTGCTCAAGGTGGGAATCGTCAGTTCCGAGGAGTCAGCGGTCAACATGATCTGA
- a CDS encoding nucleoside triphosphate pyrophosphohydrolase family protein has protein sequence MDINAYQAAARRTAAYPDVGANPVYPTLGLSGEAGEVADKVKKVLRDRGGVFDDPTREAIKLELGDVLWYVAQLASELGYDLEEVATANLDKLASRAARGRIGGSGDHR, from the coding sequence ATCGACATCAATGCTTATCAGGCCGCTGCCCGCCGCACTGCCGCTTATCCCGACGTGGGCGCCAACCCCGTCTATCCGACGCTGGGTCTCAGCGGCGAGGCCGGAGAGGTGGCGGACAAGGTCAAGAAGGTGCTTCGGGACCGTGGGGGTGTCTTCGACGACCCAACCCGGGAGGCGATCAAGCTCGAGCTGGGCGATGTGCTCTGGTACGTGGCGCAGCTCGCGTCAGAGCTCGGTTATGACCTCGAGGAGGTTGCCACCGCCAACCTCGACAAGCTCGCCAGCCGTGCCGCCCGTGGTCGCATCGGCGGCAGCGGTGACCATCGCTGA
- a CDS encoding YggT family protein has translation MASLSVTILQVLAQTLQIYSLVLIVRVLLSWFPNLDWGNPVLSTVSSITDPYLNAFRGLIPPLGGIDLSAILAFVALNLLQQLLLNASFYFYAGGLSY, from the coding sequence ATGGCGAGTCTCTCCGTCACCATCCTTCAGGTTCTGGCCCAGACCCTTCAGATCTATTCCCTGGTGTTGATCGTCCGGGTGCTGCTGAGCTGGTTCCCCAATCTGGACTGGGGCAATCCTGTGCTGAGCACGGTGAGTTCGATCACAGATCCATACCTGAACGCCTTCCGCGGATTGATTCCTCCCCTGGGTGGCATCGACCTCTCCGCCATCCTGGCCTTCGTGGCGCTGAACCTGCTTCAGCAACTGCTGCTCAACGCCAGCTTCTATTTCTATGCCGGCGGTCTGAGCTACTGA
- the scpB gene encoding SMC-Scp complex subunit ScpB, giving the protein MTEPSLATRLEAILYLKGRPIAVGELSELAGVPRSEVEQALLELSTSYSQRETALEIVSQNGRYGLQLRAGLGDLVRDLLPVNLSTATLRTLATIALKKRILQSELVDLRGSGAYDHIKELLAQDFIERRRQSEGRSYWLTLSEKFHRTFSVLPDLGTSETTEPA; this is encoded by the coding sequence ATGACGGAGCCGTCACTGGCCACCCGACTGGAGGCGATTCTCTATCTCAAGGGGCGGCCGATTGCGGTGGGTGAACTGTCGGAACTGGCCGGTGTTCCGCGATCGGAGGTGGAGCAGGCGCTCCTTGAACTGAGCACGAGCTACTCGCAGCGCGAAACAGCCCTCGAAATCGTCAGCCAGAACGGACGGTACGGGCTGCAACTGCGAGCCGGACTCGGAGATCTGGTCCGCGATCTTCTTCCGGTGAACCTGTCAACGGCCACCCTGCGCACCCTGGCCACCATCGCGCTGAAGAAGCGCATCCTTCAGTCGGAGCTGGTTGATCTGCGTGGCTCCGGTGCCTACGACCACATCAAGGAACTGCTCGCCCAGGACTTCATCGAACGCCGACGGCAGAGTGAAGGCCGTTCCTACTGGCTGACGCTTTCGGAGAAGTTCCATCGCACCTTTTCAGTGCTCCCGGATCTTGGAACGTCCGAAACAACGGAGCCTGCATAG
- the ilvA gene encoding threonine ammonia-lyase, biosynthetic — protein sequence MTDYLQRILRARVYDVAHETPLEPAPNLSRRLQNRVWLKREDLQPVFSFKLRGAYNRMSQLTTDELQRGVIASSAGNHAQGVALSARRLNCRAVIVMPSTTPEVKVRAVRALGGEVVLHGETYDECSAEARRRCSAEGLTYIHPFDDPEVIAGQGTIALEIMRQSEEPPQAIYVAVGGGGLIGGIAAYVKALWPEIEIIGVEPQDAAAMTRSLEAGERIELDQVGLFADGVAVRRVGEHTFDLAKRHVDRMVTVDTDAICAAIKDVFEDTRSILEPAGALAVAGMKRDVIDRQLTGRRLIAVACGANMNFDRLRFISERAELGEEREAMLAVEIPERPGSLRDLCEQLKRRSLTEFSYRMTEGSRAQIFIGVQVQDERDRSALVSTLGAAGFPCHDLSDNEFAKNHLRHMVGGRLPSSARQACAGDCRELLYRFEFPERPGALMNFVNALHPGWSISIFHYRNHGADVGRIVVGVLVPVDGMDGWRAFLDDLGYRCWEETTNPAYALFL from the coding sequence ATGACCGACTATCTGCAGCGGATACTGCGGGCCCGCGTCTATGACGTCGCCCACGAGACTCCGCTCGAACCCGCCCCAAATCTCAGTCGCCGTCTGCAGAACCGCGTCTGGCTCAAGCGTGAGGACCTTCAACCGGTGTTCTCGTTCAAGTTGCGGGGCGCCTACAACCGGATGTCGCAGCTGACCACGGATGAGCTGCAGCGTGGCGTGATCGCCTCCAGCGCCGGCAATCACGCTCAGGGTGTCGCTCTCAGTGCCCGTCGCCTGAACTGCCGTGCGGTGATCGTGATGCCCAGCACGACGCCCGAAGTGAAGGTGCGGGCGGTGCGGGCGCTCGGTGGAGAGGTGGTCCTGCACGGGGAGACCTACGACGAATGTTCCGCGGAAGCGCGACGCCGCTGCAGTGCCGAAGGGCTCACCTACATCCACCCCTTCGATGATCCGGAGGTGATCGCCGGCCAGGGCACGATCGCGCTGGAAATCATGCGGCAGAGCGAGGAACCACCCCAGGCGATCTATGTCGCCGTCGGCGGAGGTGGCCTGATCGGTGGGATTGCTGCCTATGTGAAAGCGCTCTGGCCCGAGATCGAGATCATCGGCGTCGAACCGCAGGATGCCGCAGCGATGACCCGCTCTCTGGAGGCTGGCGAGCGCATTGAGCTCGACCAGGTGGGGCTGTTCGCTGATGGTGTCGCCGTGCGCCGGGTCGGGGAACACACCTTTGATCTGGCGAAACGGCACGTGGACCGCATGGTCACGGTCGACACGGATGCCATCTGCGCAGCCATCAAGGATGTGTTCGAGGACACCCGGTCGATTCTGGAACCCGCCGGAGCCCTCGCCGTGGCGGGGATGAAGCGGGACGTGATCGATCGGCAGCTGACCGGTCGGCGTCTGATCGCCGTGGCCTGCGGCGCCAACATGAATTTCGATCGGCTTCGCTTCATCTCCGAACGGGCTGAACTCGGGGAAGAGCGGGAAGCGATGCTCGCTGTGGAGATCCCGGAGCGACCTGGAAGCCTGCGCGATCTCTGCGAGCAGCTCAAACGCCGCAGCCTCACGGAATTCAGCTACCGGATGACGGAAGGCTCCCGGGCACAGATCTTCATCGGTGTGCAGGTGCAGGACGAACGGGACCGCAGCGCTCTGGTGAGCACACTCGGCGCCGCCGGATTCCCCTGCCATGACCTCAGCGACAACGAATTCGCCAAGAATCACCTTCGCCACATGGTGGGCGGGCGACTGCCCTCCTCAGCCCGACAGGCCTGCGCCGGTGATTGCCGCGAACTGCTGTATCGCTTCGAGTTCCCGGAGCGCCCCGGCGCCCTGATGAACTTCGTGAATGCCCTTCACCCCGGCTGGAGCATCAGCATTTTTCATTACAGGAATCACGGTGCCGACGTCGGTCGCATCGTGGTGGGAGTTCTTGTGCCCGTCGATGGCATGGATGGCTGGAGGGCCTTCCTGGACGACCTCGGGTACCGATGCTGGGAGGAAACGACGAATCCCGCCTATGCCCTGTTCCTGTAA